The following proteins are co-located in the Candidatus Paceibacterota bacterium genome:
- a CDS encoding DedA family protein has product MLEVILAQYGLVAVFLGTFFEGEIVVIAAGILASLEFLPLPAVLAVAFAATFLGDQFFFFVGRQKGTAFLEKRHRRHWRKRAEKVHDLIHNHQNKILFGYRFLYGLRIPTLFALGTSELPTKKFVLLNIVNSAVWTSLFVLGGYFFGDVFISYFDTAKIYTREILIGAGIFALLVWVGSWLKNREEYN; this is encoded by the coding sequence ATGCTTGAAGTAATCCTTGCTCAATACGGTCTTGTCGCCGTCTTTCTCGGTACCTTCTTTGAAGGCGAGATCGTCGTCATCGCCGCCGGGATCCTGGCGAGCCTCGAGTTCTTGCCTCTTCCCGCGGTTTTGGCCGTGGCGTTCGCGGCGACGTTCCTCGGCGACCAGTTCTTTTTCTTCGTAGGAAGGCAGAAAGGCACCGCATTCCTCGAGAAGCGCCACCGAAGGCACTGGAGGAAGCGCGCGGAGAAGGTCCACGACCTCATCCACAACCATCAGAACAAGATCCTATTCGGCTACCGCTTCCTCTACGGCCTCCGCATCCCGACGCTCTTCGCACTCGGAACGAGCGAGCTTCCGACCAAGAAATTCGTCCTCCTCAATATCGTCAATTCCGCCGTCTGGACGTCGCTCTTCGTCCTCGGCGGCTATTTCTTCGGCGACGTCTTTATTTCATATTTCGATACGGCGAAAATCTATACCCGCGAGATACTCATCGGCGCCGGCATATTCGCTCTTCTGGTCTGGGTCGGTTCCTGGCTCAAGAATAGGGAAGAATATAACTAG
- the secA gene encoding preprotein translocase subunit SecA, protein MASFLTKLFGDQNTSDLKPFLALVPKINALEEGFKALSDADLKGKTAEFKERLVKGETEDDLLPEAFAAVREAARRTLGQRHFDVQLVGGAILHKSGIAEMRTGEGKTLVATLPTYLNALSGHGVHVVTVNDYLSRRDAAWMGQVYDFLGLTSAVINHESSYLYDPAHRSAPNDANADENRDETGAFKVAHEFLRPCSRKEAYAADVTYGTNQEFGFDYLRDNLEYSPENLRQREWNYAVVDEVDSILIDEARTPLIISSATSESEDLYKMFAKISTNLVKDEDFKLDEKRKAIQLTDAGITKAEKLLGIDNIYTDRGVKYVHHLETAVRAKALFHVDKEYVVRNGEVIIVDEFTGRLQPGRRWSEGLHQAIEAKEGVTIQKETRTFASITYQNFFRLYKKLSGMTGTALTSREEFHKVYGLNTIAVPTNRQVARIDRNDQIFQTEQGKLKAIARKVKEVNQKGQPVLIGTVSIEKNETLSDYLKREGIKHEILNAKNHEREGEIIAQAGSFSAVTIATNMAGRGVDIKLGGALASKEDGDKVRAVGGLFVLGTERHEARRIDNQLRGRSGRQGDQGETQFFVSLEDTLMRVFATDMVKRMMGRFGIPEDEPVENRMITRSLETAQTRIEGFNFDARKHVLEYDDVMNLHRKTIYDRRRKMLIGTDGEAIAEFTALIDENDEEGKKLADFVKAKRSEMSDAGFAAALRRLFLQCIDMFWVEHLEAMEYLRSSVNLRAYGQRDPLVEYKREGLALFKSMQMSINAQVMNLAKNIGQITGAVTVDMKPLNAVEADAKGILGADGAKSAASADRMGRNDKIVITRGGEEKEVKWKKLDSYLKDGWVAKR, encoded by the coding sequence ATGGCATCTTTCTTAACGAAGCTGTTCGGCGACCAGAATACGTCAGATCTGAAGCCGTTTTTGGCCTTAGTGCCGAAGATAAACGCTCTCGAGGAAGGCTTTAAGGCGCTTTCCGACGCCGATCTCAAAGGCAAGACCGCGGAATTCAAAGAGCGCCTCGTTAAAGGCGAGACTGAAGACGATCTATTGCCGGAGGCCTTCGCGGCGGTCCGCGAAGCGGCCCGCCGCACCCTCGGCCAGCGTCACTTCGACGTCCAGCTCGTCGGCGGCGCCATTTTGCATAAAAGCGGCATAGCCGAAATGCGCACGGGCGAAGGCAAGACGCTCGTCGCCACGCTCCCGACATACCTCAACGCGCTCTCCGGTCACGGCGTCCACGTCGTCACGGTGAACGACTATCTGTCCCGCCGCGACGCGGCATGGATGGGACAGGTGTACGATTTCCTCGGCCTCACCTCTGCCGTCATCAATCACGAATCCTCGTATCTTTACGATCCGGCGCATCGCAGCGCTCCGAATGACGCGAATGCCGACGAAAATCGCGACGAGACCGGCGCGTTCAAGGTCGCGCATGAGTTCCTCCGTCCCTGCTCTCGCAAGGAAGCCTATGCCGCCGACGTCACGTACGGCACCAACCAGGAATTCGGCTTCGACTACCTACGCGACAACCTCGAATACTCGCCGGAAAACCTCCGCCAGCGCGAATGGAACTACGCCGTCGTGGACGAAGTGGACTCGATCCTCATAGACGAGGCGCGAACGCCGCTCATCATCTCGTCCGCTACGTCCGAATCCGAAGATTTGTATAAGATGTTCGCCAAGATCTCGACGAACCTCGTCAAAGACGAAGACTTCAAGCTCGACGAGAAGCGCAAGGCGATCCAGCTTACCGACGCGGGCATAACCAAGGCCGAAAAGCTCCTCGGCATCGACAACATATATACCGACCGCGGCGTTAAATACGTGCATCACCTCGAAACGGCAGTCCGTGCCAAGGCTCTTTTCCATGTAGACAAGGAATACGTCGTCAGGAACGGCGAAGTGATCATCGTGGACGAATTCACCGGTCGCCTCCAGCCCGGTCGCCGCTGGTCCGAAGGCCTTCATCAGGCAATCGAGGCAAAAGAAGGCGTCACTATACAAAAGGAGACCCGCACGTTCGCTTCGATCACGTATCAGAACTTCTTCAGGCTCTATAAGAAGCTCTCCGGCATGACGGGTACCGCCCTTACGTCCCGCGAAGAGTTCCATAAAGTATACGGCCTCAACACTATCGCCGTCCCTACCAACAGGCAGGTCGCGAGGATAGACAGGAACGACCAGATATTCCAGACCGAGCAGGGAAAATTAAAGGCTATCGCCCGCAAGGTCAAAGAAGTGAACCAAAAAGGCCAGCCGGTGCTTATTGGCACGGTTTCGATCGAAAAGAACGAGACGCTTTCAGACTATCTGAAGCGCGAAGGCATCAAGCACGAGATCCTCAACGCCAAGAACCATGAAAGGGAAGGCGAGATCATCGCCCAGGCCGGAAGTTTCAGCGCCGTCACTATCGCGACGAACATGGCGGGCCGCGGCGTGGACATCAAGCTGGGCGGCGCGCTCGCGTCCAAAGAAGACGGCGACAAAGTGCGCGCGGTGGGCGGCTTGTTCGTCCTCGGCACGGAAAGGCACGAAGCCCGGCGCATAGACAACCAGCTCCGCGGACGTTCCGGCCGCCAGGGCGACCAGGGCGAGACGCAATTCTTCGTATCGCTCGAAGACACGCTCATGCGCGTCTTCGCGACCGACATGGTCAAGCGCATGATGGGCCGATTCGGCATTCCCGAAGACGAGCCTGTCGAGAACCGCATGATAACGAGGTCGCTCGAAACGGCGCAGACCCGCATCGAAGGTTTCAACTTCGACGCCCGAAAGCACGTCCTCGAATATGACGACGTCATGAACCTCCATCGAAAGACCATATACGACCGCAGGAGGAAGATGCTGATTGGCACAGATGGCGAAGCCATCGCCGAATTCACCGCTCTCATAGACGAGAACGATGAAGAGGGCAAAAAACTTGCCGATTTCGTCAAAGCCAAGCGATCGGAGATGAGCGATGCAGGATTCGCCGCCGCTCTTCGCAGGCTTTTCCTCCAGTGCATAGACATGTTCTGGGTCGAGCATCTCGAGGCCATGGAATATCTCCGCTCGTCGGTCAATCTCCGCGCCTATGGCCAACGCGATCCGTTGGTCGAGTACAAGAGGGAAGGCCTCGCGCTCTTTAAATCCATGCAGATGTCCATAAACGCCCAGGTCATGAATCTGGCAAAGAATATCGGACAGATAACTGGCGCGGTTACGGTAGATATGAAGCCTCTCAACGCCGTCGAAGCCGACGCAAAGGGCATTCTGGGCGCCGACGGCGCGAAGTCGGCAGCTTCCGCCGACAGAATGGGCCGAAACGACAAAATAGTTATCACCAGGGGCGGGGAGGAAAAAGAGGTAAAATGGAAGAAGCTCGATTCATACCTGAAAGACGGCTGGGTAGCGAAGAGATAA
- a CDS encoding SDR family oxidoreductase: protein MKILITGGAGYKGILLAEKLLDRAHDVTIHDNFLYGYDPVMHLVKNARLSVAKDDIRNVTKETLAGFDVIFHLGGLGGLPACEANPSSAWSINAEATIKIAELADPETLIVYAGTTTVYGDQKGANCDETTPVKLKSVYSKTKFAGEEAVMKRKNSIGFRFATIFGASPRMRTDLIVNDFCYRAIYDRVLVLFQAHSKRTCLHIDDAIDAYLLALDKTDRMKGNVYNVGSDSLNFTKLEIAEKIAKATGCKIVNSEIKDADTRDFNISYAKLAALGFKPKKTLDDGIAEMVKVYKFYDPFQDFNNI, encoded by the coding sequence ATGAAGATCCTCATCACCGGCGGTGCGGGCTACAAAGGCATCCTCCTCGCGGAAAAGCTCCTCGACCGCGCGCATGACGTCACGATCCACGACAATTTCCTCTACGGATATGATCCTGTCATGCACCTGGTGAAGAATGCGCGGCTTTCGGTAGCGAAAGACGACATACGCAACGTGACGAAAGAGACTCTCGCGGGCTTCGACGTCATATTCCATCTCGGCGGCCTCGGCGGCCTTCCTGCGTGCGAGGCGAACCCTTCGTCGGCATGGTCCATAAACGCGGAAGCGACGATAAAGATCGCCGAACTCGCCGATCCAGAGACCCTTATCGTCTATGCCGGCACCACGACGGTATACGGCGATCAGAAAGGCGCGAACTGCGACGAGACCACGCCGGTAAAGCTGAAGAGCGTGTACAGCAAGACGAAATTCGCCGGCGAAGAGGCCGTCATGAAGCGTAAGAACAGCATCGGCTTCCGCTTCGCCACTATTTTCGGGGCGAGCCCGCGCATGCGCACCGACCTCATCGTCAACGATTTCTGCTATCGCGCTATTTACGATCGCGTCCTCGTGCTCTTCCAGGCGCATTCCAAGCGCACCTGCCTCCACATAGACGATGCGATAGACGCATACCTCCTTGCCCTCGACAAGACAGACCGGATGAAAGGCAACGTCTACAACGTCGGCTCTGATTCGCTCAATTTCACAAAGCTCGAGATCGCTGAAAAGATCGCGAAGGCTACCGGCTGCAAGATCGTCAATTCGGAGATCAAAGACGCCGACACGCGCGATTTCAACATAAGCTATGCAAAGCTCGCGGCCCTCGGCTTCAAGCCGAAGAAGACTCTCGACGACGGTATCGCGGAGATGGTGAAAGTCTACAAGTTCTACGACCCGTTCCAGGACTTCAACAATATATAG
- a CDS encoding ABC transporter permease — MHETLTVIRPKKSFSWNDVRELWNYRELLYFFTWRDFKVRYKQTFIGALWAILQPFVTMIVFSVFFGNLAQVPSDGVPYPIFVYTGLLFWQFFSGALSDTSNVLIGNQAIITKVYFPRLLLPISGVISKFVDFLFAAIVLAGLMIYYGFVPHLMGIWLIPLLLLITFMASVGAGLFLAAVNVKYRDVRYALPFFIQILLFLTPVIYPASIAGKYSWLLALNPMTGVIQSARAALLGTTAVNWTLLGISSLACLVILLVGSAYFKKVERYFADIL, encoded by the coding sequence ATGCACGAGACCCTCACCGTTATACGCCCGAAGAAAAGCTTTTCCTGGAACGACGTCAGGGAGCTTTGGAATTACCGCGAGCTGCTCTATTTCTTCACCTGGCGCGATTTCAAGGTGCGCTATAAGCAGACGTTCATCGGCGCGCTTTGGGCGATACTCCAGCCGTTCGTGACGATGATCGTGTTCTCGGTATTCTTCGGCAATCTGGCCCAGGTGCCATCGGACGGCGTGCCATATCCGATCTTCGTCTATACGGGCCTCCTTTTCTGGCAATTCTTTTCGGGCGCGCTCTCTGATACGTCGAACGTCCTCATCGGGAACCAGGCGATCATAACCAAGGTCTACTTCCCCCGCCTCCTCCTCCCTATCTCCGGCGTCATATCCAAATTCGTGGACTTCCTGTTCGCCGCGATCGTGCTCGCCGGGCTCATGATCTATTACGGATTCGTGCCGCATCTTATGGGCATCTGGCTCATCCCTCTGCTTCTGCTCATCACGTTCATGGCATCGGTGGGCGCCGGCCTCTTCCTCGCGGCCGTCAATGTAAAATATCGCGACGTGCGATACGCGCTGCCGTTCTTCATCCAGATACTCTTGTTCCTCACGCCGGTCATATATCCGGCATCTATCGCGGGCAAATATTCGTGGCTCCTCGCCCTTAACCCGATGACGGGCGTCATCCAGTCGGCGCGCGCGGCGCTTTTGGGCACGACCGCCGTCAACTGGACGCTCCTCGGCATATCGTCGCTGGCCTGCCTCGTCATACTCCTTGTCGGCTCGGCGTATTTTAAAAAAGTCGAGAGGTATTTCGCCGATATACTCTAA
- the murB gene encoding UDP-N-acetylmuramate dehydrogenase has translation MKISENIPLAPYTTFKIGGAARYFCVAKSEAEIGEAVAFARNKKVLLVILGGGSNVVVSDAGVPGLVMKMEMKGATYEEKDGAIMVTAWAGENWDELVGKTVEWGAWGLENLSAIPGTVGAAPVQNIGAYGTEAMDVIESVRAIDRATGAARLFTNKECGFSYRDSIFKTEEGKKWAIVSVTFRLSRAPKPNLSYKDLKERFASRIAANETPSQSEIRDAVAEIRRGKFPDIAKTGTAGSFWKNPIICREHFEGIKKRFPDLPSFPADAPAGSREVGPAEEAVKVPLAWILDKICGLKGYSKGKISLHQNQPLVVVAEKGATAAEVCSFENGIRAIVKEKTGIDIQPEVGFLE, from the coding sequence GTGAAGATATCAGAAAACATACCGCTTGCTCCCTATACGACGTTCAAGATCGGCGGAGCCGCGCGCTATTTTTGCGTCGCGAAGAGCGAAGCGGAGATCGGAGAGGCCGTGGCGTTCGCGCGCAACAAGAAGGTTCTGCTTGTTATTCTGGGCGGCGGGTCGAACGTGGTTGTCTCTGATGCAGGAGTCCCGGGCCTCGTCATGAAGATGGAGATGAAGGGCGCGACATACGAAGAGAAGGACGGGGCTATCATGGTCACGGCATGGGCGGGGGAGAATTGGGACGAGCTCGTCGGGAAGACCGTCGAATGGGGAGCATGGGGTCTGGAGAATCTCTCTGCCATACCGGGGACTGTCGGTGCCGCACCGGTCCAGAACATCGGGGCGTATGGCACCGAAGCGATGGACGTCATCGAATCCGTGCGCGCCATAGATCGCGCGACCGGTGCGGCGCGCCTCTTCACCAACAAAGAATGCGGCTTCTCATACCGCGATAGCATATTCAAAACCGAAGAGGGCAAAAAATGGGCCATCGTTTCCGTTACCTTCAGGCTCTCGAGAGCGCCGAAGCCGAACCTTTCATACAAAGACCTTAAAGAGCGCTTTGCCTCCCGGATCGCCGCGAATGAAACGCCGTCGCAGTCAGAGATCCGCGATGCCGTCGCCGAGATCCGTCGCGGAAAATTCCCCGACATAGCGAAGACCGGCACGGCGGGTTCTTTCTGGAAGAACCCGATCATATGCCGCGAACATTTCGAGGGCATCAAGAAGCGTTTTCCCGATCTGCCGTCGTTTCCAGCGGATGCTCCCGCGGGAAGCCGTGAAGTCGGTCCCGCGGAAGAAGCCGTCAAAGTGCCTCTGGCCTGGATCCTCGATAAGATCTGCGGCCTCAAGGGATATTCGAAAGGAAAGATATCTCTCCATCAGAATCAGCCACTTGTCGTCGTCGCTGAAAAGGGCGCGACCGCCGCAGAGGTCTGCTCCTTCGAGAACGGTATCCGCGCTATCGTAAAAGAGAAGACGGGCATAGACATACAGCCCGAAGTCGGCTTCTTGGAATAA
- a CDS encoding helix-turn-helix domain-containing protein, with translation MAEEIKPNAVYTTEETRQVLRISESTIKRMLKRGLIRANKVGGQYRILGKEILRLVSPDLEKGAVKEYLKLKKKVVNKINRW, from the coding sequence ATGGCAGAAGAGATCAAGCCCAACGCAGTCTATACGACGGAAGAGACCCGCCAGGTGCTCCGCATAAGCGAAAGTACCATAAAGCGCATGCTGAAGCGCGGGCTCATCCGCGCGAACAAGGTCGGCGGCCAATACCGCATCCTCGGCAAGGAGATCCTCCGCCTCGTCTCCCCTGACCTCGAGAAAGGCGCCGTGAAAGAGTACCTCAAGCTCAAGAAGAAGGTCGTGAACAAGATTAACAGGTGGTAA
- the gpmI gene encoding 2,3-bisphosphoglycerate-independent phosphoglycerate mutase, with protein MKTFAQTALIVLDGWGHREDPEDNAVSAAKKPFFDKIWREYPHTLLEASGLHVGLPRGQMGNSEIGHTTIGAGTVIDTDLVRIKKSIESGEFARIPAFKKLFDHVKKNGSTLHAKGLIGNGGVHAHQDHLVAFVQAAKDAGIRQVAIHAYTDGRDTPPQSSAQFLRELESDLEKIGIGFIATATGRFYAMDRDNNWDRVKKAEEALFECKGNVCEPGEIPSEVISRLHAKGALDEHLEPVVFLDKSGKSYPIRSGDAAFFFNFRADRARQISKKTIERAAKENIAFATLTEYDKTFGCEVAFPPRIIETTLAKEISAAGMTQAHIAETEKFPHATYFMNGGVEKPYPGERHLLLESRKDVKTHDQAPEMRAEAIADKAIEEIEAGANFIFINFANPDMVGHTANVAAIVKAVETVDAQLKRVVEALVKRGGVAFVTADHGNAELNIDPATGEKHTAHTINPVPAIITSAAVKFTKRQLAHAPQGVTGGLADIAPTMLALLGIKKPAVMTGANLVS; from the coding sequence ATGAAAACCTTCGCTCAAACCGCGCTCATCGTCCTCGACGGCTGGGGCCATCGGGAAGATCCGGAAGACAACGCCGTGTCGGCGGCAAAAAAGCCTTTTTTCGATAAGATCTGGCGCGAATATCCTCATACCCTGCTCGAAGCGTCCGGCCTTCACGTAGGCCTGCCGCGCGGACAGATGGGAAACAGCGAGATCGGCCACACCACGATCGGCGCAGGCACGGTCATAGACACCGACCTCGTGCGCATAAAGAAATCCATCGAGAGCGGCGAATTCGCGCGCATCCCGGCATTCAAAAAGCTCTTCGACCACGTCAAAAAGAATGGTTCGACGCTCCATGCTAAGGGCCTCATCGGTAACGGCGGCGTGCATGCCCATCAGGACCACCTTGTCGCATTCGTCCAGGCGGCAAAAGACGCCGGCATCCGCCAAGTCGCCATCCACGCATACACCGACGGCCGCGACACTCCGCCGCAGAGCTCGGCGCAATTCCTCCGCGAACTCGAATCCGATCTAGAGAAGATCGGTATCGGATTCATCGCCACGGCGACGGGCCGCTTCTATGCTATGGACCGCGACAATAATTGGGACCGCGTGAAAAAAGCCGAGGAAGCACTCTTCGAATGCAAGGGAAACGTCTGCGAGCCAGGCGAGATCCCGTCGGAAGTCATATCGCGCCTCCATGCGAAAGGGGCACTCGACGAGCACCTCGAACCCGTCGTGTTTTTGGACAAAAGCGGCAAGAGCTATCCGATACGGTCCGGCGATGCGGCATTCTTTTTCAATTTCCGCGCCGATCGCGCCCGCCAGATATCGAAAAAGACGATCGAGCGCGCCGCAAAAGAAAATATCGCCTTCGCGACGCTGACGGAATATGACAAGACGTTCGGGTGCGAAGTCGCTTTCCCTCCCCGAATCATAGAGACGACGCTCGCGAAAGAGATTTCGGCGGCGGGCATGACCCAAGCGCACATAGCAGAGACGGAAAAGTTCCCTCACGCGACCTATTTCATGAACGGCGGCGTCGAAAAGCCGTATCCGGGCGAAAGACATCTCCTCCTGGAAAGCCGCAAGGACGTGAAGACCCACGATCAAGCGCCCGAAATGCGCGCCGAAGCGATCGCAGACAAGGCGATCGAAGAGATCGAAGCGGGAGCGAATTTCATATTCATCAATTTCGCCAATCCCGACATGGTCGGCCATACCGCGAACGTCGCGGCCATCGTAAAAGCTGTGGAAACCGTAGACGCTCAATTGAAACGCGTCGTGGAAGCTCTGGTAAAACGAGGCGGCGTCGCATTCGTCACTGCGGACCATGGTAATGCGGAGCTCAACATCGACCCGGCGACCGGAGAAAAGCATACCGCACATACGATCAATCCCGTACCTGCCATCATCACGAGCGCTGCGGTAAAATTCACCAAAAGACAGCTCGCACATGCGCCGCAGGGCGTCACGGGCGGCCTTGCCGACATAGCGCCGACCATGCTCGCGCTTTTAGGCATCAAAAAACCTGCCGTCATGACAGGCGCGAACCTTGTATCCTAG
- a CDS encoding O-antigen ligase family protein, giving the protein MTLNTILKKTAIATIFSVFIIPFIVPGDMFFPFITGKGFLFRVLVEIGFAAWLLLSLRDASVRPRKSWVLWAFGAFVAVIGIADIFGVNPWKSFWSNFERMEGYITILHIFLYFIVASSVLATEKLWKRFLEWSVWSSLAMSLYGFLQLSGVFQINQGGVRVDGTFGNATYLAIYAVFNIFFALILINRDKELWKKISYGVIAFLDFIILYHTATRGSILGLLGGLLLSGLLIAIFDKGERKIRIAAASIVGAVILLVIGFIGVRHASFVANSPVLSRFASISWADTQTQARAYIWPMAIKGWEEKPVLGWGQENFNYIFNANYDPRMYSQEQWFDHAHNTVLDWLVAGGLLGLLAYLSLFVTAVWLLWKKSPDVSFTEKALFTGLGAAYFFHNLFVFDNLVSYILFVAVLAFIHFKATRLEKPVASEKGEIDGDDIRMAGPIILVALAFAVWFFNWRGYETNLAMIDGLRATSVSPVQAQAALDGFARAASYDTLGRPELVERVIGAVPAMNSDAVPLDIRQKFAELAKGLVDAQIARFPGDARYETFAGTFYSSYGQAADAEKHYLEAVKLSPKKQTILFQVGSFYITSKQYDKAIATFKEAYDLDHSFATAAQYYAMSLAYAGRETEAKAVLAQAGLDTSMTDDNFLRAYIDADNWTKVLSILKARIAANPKDVGSMQNLAAAYYQMGNKAMAVATFRQIETVDPSLKAQVEQYIQAIQNGQ; this is encoded by the coding sequence ATGACGCTCAACACCATATTGAAAAAGACCGCGATCGCGACGATTTTTTCCGTATTTATCATTCCGTTCATCGTGCCCGGCGACATGTTCTTCCCGTTCATCACGGGGAAGGGCTTCCTCTTCAGGGTCTTGGTCGAGATCGGCTTCGCGGCGTGGCTTCTCCTCTCGCTCCGCGACGCGTCGGTCAGGCCGCGCAAGTCATGGGTGCTCTGGGCTTTCGGCGCATTCGTGGCGGTCATAGGCATTGCCGACATATTCGGCGTCAATCCGTGGAAGAGCTTCTGGTCCAATTTCGAGCGCATGGAAGGATATATCACCATCCTTCATATCTTCCTCTATTTCATCGTCGCGTCTTCGGTCCTCGCGACGGAAAAGCTCTGGAAGCGATTCCTTGAATGGTCGGTGTGGTCGAGCCTTGCCATGTCTCTCTACGGCTTCCTCCAGCTTTCGGGCGTATTCCAGATCAATCAGGGCGGCGTGCGCGTCGACGGAACGTTCGGTAATGCGACGTACCTCGCCATATACGCCGTCTTCAATATATTCTTTGCCCTCATACTCATAAATAGGGACAAGGAGCTTTGGAAAAAGATATCCTACGGCGTCATCGCATTCCTCGATTTCATCATCCTCTATCACACGGCGACTCGCGGCTCGATCTTGGGCCTTCTCGGCGGCCTGCTCCTTTCGGGGCTCCTCATAGCTATATTCGACAAGGGCGAAAGGAAGATCCGCATAGCGGCGGCTTCAATCGTGGGCGCGGTGATACTCCTCGTCATCGGATTCATCGGCGTCCGGCATGCGTCGTTCGTGGCGAACAGTCCGGTATTGTCGCGATTCGCCTCTATCTCGTGGGCGGATACCCAGACCCAGGCCCGCGCATATATATGGCCGATGGCGATCAAAGGCTGGGAAGAGAAGCCTGTGCTCGGCTGGGGCCAGGAGAATTTCAACTATATATTCAACGCCAACTATGATCCGCGCATGTATTCGCAGGAGCAGTGGTTCGACCATGCGCATAATACGGTCCTCGATTGGCTCGTCGCGGGTGGCTTGCTCGGCCTCCTCGCGTATCTGTCGCTTTTTGTGACGGCGGTCTGGCTCCTCTGGAAGAAGTCGCCAGACGTGTCCTTCACGGAGAAAGCGCTCTTTACCGGCCTCGGCGCGGCGTATTTCTTCCATAATCTCTTCGTATTCGATAATCTCGTAAGCTACATATTATTCGTCGCGGTCCTCGCCTTCATCCATTTCAAGGCGACGAGGCTCGAAAAACCCGTCGCTTCGGAGAAGGGCGAGATCGACGGAGACGACATACGCATGGCCGGTCCGATCATCCTCGTCGCCCTCGCATTCGCCGTCTGGTTCTTCAATTGGCGCGGATACGAGACGAACCTCGCCATGATAGACGGCCTTCGCGCGACGAGCGTGTCGCCGGTCCAGGCCCAGGCCGCATTGGACGGATTCGCTAGGGCCGCGTCTTATGATACGCTCGGCAGGCCTGAATTGGTCGAGCGCGTCATCGGCGCCGTTCCCGCGATGAACAGCGACGCGGTGCCTCTCGATATCCGCCAGAAATTCGCCGAGCTCGCGAAGGGTCTCGTAGACGCCCAGATCGCGCGATTCCCGGGCGACGCCCGTTACGAGACGTTCGCCGGCACGTTCTATTCGTCATACGGACAGGCCGCCGACGCCGAGAAGCACTATCTCGAAGCGGTTAAATTGTCGCCGAAGAAGCAGACGATACTTTTCCAGGTCGGCAGCTTCTATATAACGTCGAAGCAGTATGACAAGGCGATCGCGACGTTCAAGGAAGCCTATGACCTCGACCATTCATTCGCTACCGCGGCGCAATATTATGCGATGTCTCTCGCATATGCGGGCAGGGAGACGGAGGCAAAGGCCGTTCTCGCCCAAGCGGGCCTGGATACGTCTATGACGGACGACAATTTCCTCCGCGCATATATAGATGCCGACAATTGGACGAAAGTGCTCTCGATATTGAAGGCGCGCATCGCGGCGAATCCAAAAGATGTCGGAAGCATGCAGAATCTCGCGGCTGCATATTATCAGATGGGTAATAAGGCGATGGCCGTAGCGACCTTCAGGCAGATAGAAACCGTCGATCCGTCCCTCAAGGCGCAGGTCGAGCAGTACATACAGGCTATTCAGAACGGGCAGTAA